One Panicum virgatum strain AP13 chromosome 3N, P.virgatum_v5, whole genome shotgun sequence DNA segment encodes these proteins:
- the LOC120667999 gene encoding RNA-binding protein Nova-2-like, whose translation MAAAATVTAPPAPSPSVPRTDGSAEAAALAVPAPPVPGVGGSAPMAAGSRASRAGGGWGGSSSGATAARAAAGGQGAAGQARGAEEEGRPAEEETGGKEERGGGAGVEWGRRWRLEGGREMEEKTRYYNKDNSINATKVNEEEPQEQLSMEIMWAEVVADGQPPLPSTDVVSKVPLQNSSNNTFLKNASIPTPSSKSLSAREEALRRELDAEKQG comes from the exons atggcggcggcggccacggtgaCGGCGCCCCCCGCGCCCTCGCCGTCCGTGCCCAGGACGGATgggtcggcggaggcggcggcgctcgccgtgcCCGCGCCCCCCGTGCCCGGGGTTGGCGGATCCGCGCCCATGGCGGCCGGATCCCGCGCGTCGAGGGCCGGTGGTGGGTGGGGCGGGTCGTCgagcggcgcgacggcggcgagggcggcggcgggcggccaggGAGCAGCAGGCCAGGCCCGCGGCGCAGAGGAGGAAGGGCGACCGGCTGAAGAGGAgacgggagggaaggaggagaggggcggtggcgccggcgtcgAGTGGGGCCGACGGTGGCGgctagagggagggagggagatggaAGAGAAGACTAGATACTAT AACAAGGACAACTCTATAAATGCCACTAAAGTCAATGAGGAGGAACCCCAGGAGCAA CTGTCAATGGAAATTATGTGGGCAGAAGTTGTTGCTGATGGGCAGCCACCATTGCCTAGTACTGATGTTGTTTCCAAGGTCCCATTGCAGAACAGCTCCAATAACACGTTCTTGAAGAATGCTAGTATACCCACTCCTTCCTCGAAGTCTCTATCAGCTCGTGAAGAGGCACTACGTCGAGAACTTGATGCTGAAAAACAAGGTTAA